The following coding sequences are from one Lipingzhangella halophila window:
- a CDS encoding DDE-type integrase/transposase/recombinase — MVQRRFHVARRDRLWLTDTTEHPTHEGKLYCAAVMDAYSRRVIGWSMDGRQDTDLVVNALAMAVARRTPLPRSTILHLRPRDPVHVVGIRDAVARCRTSRVDGNGG, encoded by the coding sequence CTGGTCCAGCGCCGCTTCCATGTCGCTCGGCGCGACCGCCTCTGGCTGACCGATACCACCGAACACCCCACCCATGAAGGGAAACTCTACTGCGCTGCCGTGATGGACGCTTATTCGCGGCGTGTTATCGGATGGTCGATGGATGGCCGCCAGGACACCGACCTAGTGGTCAATGCGCTGGCAATGGCCGTCGCACGGCGCACTCCGCTGCCGCGCTCTACGATCCTGCATTTGCGACCACGGGACCCAGTACACGTCGTGGGCATTCGGGACGCGGTTGCGCGATGCCGGACTTCTCGGGTCGATGGGAACGGTGGGTGA
- a CDS encoding IS3 family transposase — protein sequence MNVWPTRSRSRLHGRVLNVSTSGYYAWRDRPESPRAQRNKEITKMIRTIHEESRGTYGAPRGHAELVLGLGERVNRKRVERLMRDAGLQGLNRRRTRRGRATPPPPRRIWSSAASMSLGATASG from the coding sequence GTGAATGTGTGGCCGACTCGATCCCGGTCGCGGTTGCACGGGCGAGTACTCAACGTCTCCACGTCGGGATACTATGCCTGGCGCGATCGGCCCGAATCGCCGCGCGCCCAGCGCAACAAGGAAATCACGAAGATGATCCGCACCATTCACGAGGAATCGCGCGGCACCTACGGGGCGCCGCGCGGGCACGCCGAACTGGTGCTGGGCCTGGGCGAGCGCGTCAACCGCAAGCGGGTGGAGCGCCTCATGCGCGATGCCGGCCTGCAGGGCCTCAACCGGCGCCGGACCCGCCGCGGCCGGGCCACCCCCCCGCCACCGAGGAGGATCTGGTCCAGCGCCGCTTCCATGTCGCTCGGCGCGACCGCCTCTGGCTGA